One Setaria italica strain Yugu1 chromosome I, Setaria_italica_v2.0, whole genome shotgun sequence DNA window includes the following coding sequences:
- the LOC101776262 gene encoding flocculation protein FLO11: MDACEIRAPGAVLLRKSELPAEKNYANGHTDAAVKRRVAAMPAAAPTTPRRHPSPNAGRASSPTPAGSQAKRSPSTERRPATPSRLSSGSSRPTTPSRISAPTSPSSAPSSPSSSSSSSSTPVRDAVSETQSAPRRLSGGRAPDGLWPSMRSLSSTFQLESKGKRITSSSSADQVKMRDAAPADRKRSPLRGRTTPEQSENPHAKVIDHHRWPAMMGGRVSASAMSKSMDLTDKISRSALPSVPSRGVSPKRTTMSSAANALSRSIDLADKIDRLVSSSVSSRGGSPRRSPASSGANDVPKSIGVGKDLKPASLGISLRRASPIRKAASDGTRNLSESMDLTENDNSTLSSSVSSPSISPSASVSSVSNAASQATTKSSERLNGPVSNLSSSRGLSPRRTTSGGIGTLSKSVDFPEKDRRPASSRGVSPRRRLASDGVNDIARNMDFAEKDNRVVSSSIPSRGVSPRRRLASDGVDTISRSIDFSGKDIRPSTSSSASRGISPRRRLASDGISAVTKGMDFSDNANRPSTSSAASRGISPRPQLASDGIATVSKTPDLADRHDRPSTSYAAPRGMSPRRRFASDASNVTSERINFTEKDSGTVSSSVAPRGVSTLRRLSSDGVETISKSMEVVEKDTRPTTSSAALRGLSPRRRLASDGVNVISKSMDLFENSNKPVTMSAAARGVSPRRRLASDGVNVISKSIDFVENSNKPLTMSAAARGLSPRRRLSSDGIESISKSTDFAEKSIRPSTSSMASRGVSPRKWLGSDGVNAILKSAEFADKNCRPSSSSAAIRGVSPRSRSASNAISTGVDFAEKDSRPSTSSISLCQTPKNSRLQCDGVNTISKDVETSSTVSGCTSDSRLDDTGALVKGVDNSEKITVAMQDGGDGDGPGRMDSTDIGTGAVLLSIASQERSSSRPVVDDVKNTSENVDATQKGNRAISVKIPSRGASPRRRLASDCIDTISKTIDFTEKDKKPMTVSVPSRGVSPRRTARSDSANIMSKSMDFADKCNGPISSMIPSRVVSTRRVLGPDGANAMSRSMDLTDKIRQQISSTVQSSRASPRKTPLAYNRVKGPEVLSGDVESPASADGNESQEENASSSPDAPNNSEKFTPPKRLARTSSSPCRVLIRPSSPSNASSTSSFASRRLPSPSKTRPSTPVSPCSSVRSDSASSILSYIGDATRGKKSPAHMEEAHQLRLLHNRNLQWRFTNAYVDEMQSIQKMSAETMLYSVWDANSRMCDSMVMKRSHVQRLRQEVKLGIVLKEQMDYLDHWAALQTEHSSSLSSATEALKASTLRLPVSGGAKADVLTVKNAVSSAVDIMQAMGSSICHLLSKLQGTHSLVTELSAVAAKESTLLNEYRELLATAAALQVQESSLRTQLIQQTE; the protein is encoded by the exons ATGGACGCCTGCGAAATCCGGGCGCCAGGGGCAGTGCTGCTGCGGAAATCTGAGCTGCCGGCGGAGAAGAATTATGCTAATGGCCACACTGATGCCGCGGTGAAGCGCAGGGTAGCCGCGATGCCAGCGGCGGCACCTACTACTCCGAGGAGGCACCCGTCGCCGAATGCCGGTCGGGCGTCGTCCCCGACGCCGGCTGGGTCACAGGCGAAGAGGTCCCCGTCCACcgaacggcggccggcgactCCGTCGAGGCTGTCTTCCGGCAGCTCGCGGCCGACTACCCCGTCCAGGATCTCCGCCCCGACGTCGCCATCGTCTGCGCCTTCCAGcccgtcctcctcatcctccagcTCATCGACGCCGGTGCGTGATGCTGTTTCAGAAACGCAGAGTGCTCCGAGGAGGTTGTCCGGTGGCCGGGCTCCTGATGGGTTGTGGCCTTCAATGCGGAGTCTGTCTTCTACTTTCCAGCTCGAATCAAAGGGGAAAAGGATTACTAGCAGCTCTTCTGCAGATCAGGTCAAGATGAGGGATGCAGCTCCAGCTGATAGGAAGAGGAGCCCCTTGAGAGGGAGAACTACCCCTGAGCAATCGGAGAATCCACATGCCAAGGTGATTGATCACCATCGCTGGCCTGCTATGATGGGGGGCAGGGTGTCTGCAAGCGCAATGTCTAAGAGCATGGATCTCACTGATAAGATTAGTAGGTCTGCTCTTCCATCAGTTCCATCTCGTGGGGTTTCACCGAAGAGAACAACAATGTCCTCCGCTGCAAATGCATTGTCAAGAAGTATTGATCTTGCTGATAAAATTGACCGCTTGGTCTCTTCGTCAGTGTCATCACGAGGGGGTTCACCAAGAAGATCACCTGCTTCTAGTGGTGCAAATGATGTGCCTAAAAGCATCGGTGTTGGTAAAGATCTCAAACCTGCATCCTTGGGAATTTCATTAAGAAGGGCATCACCAATAAGAAAAGCTGCATCAGATGGCACTAGGAACCTATCAGAGAGCATGGATCTTACTGAAAATGATAACAGTACACTCTCCTCATCAGTTTCATCACCCAGCATTTCACCAAGTGCATCGGTGTCAAGTGTGTCTAATGCTGCATCGCAGGCTACCACAAAATCATCTGAGAGACTAAATGGACCCGTTTCCAACCTGTCTTCATCAAGAGGACTTTCACCTAGAAGAACAACTTCTGGTGGCATTGGTACTTTATCGAAAAGTGTTGATTTCCCTGAAAAAGATAGGAGACCAGCTTCATCAAGAGGGGTTTCACCAAGAAGGCGACTCGCCTCTGATGGTGTTAATGATATTGCGAGAAATATGGATTTTGCTGAAAAGGACAACAGAGTAGTCAGCTCGTCAATTCCATCTCGAGGGGTTTCTCCAAGGAGAAGACTTGCTTCTGATGGTGTCGATACTATATCAAGGAGCATTGACTTTTCTGGAAAGGATATCAGACCATCCACCTCATCCTCTGCATCACGCGGGATTTCTCCACGAAGAAGGCTTGCTTCTGATGGCATCAGTGCTGTAACCAAAGGCATGGACTTTTCTGATAATGCTAACAGACCATCTACCTCTTCAGCAGCATCACGAGGCATTTCACCAAGACCTCAATTAGCCTCTGATGGAATTGCCACTGTATCAAAAACCCCAGATCTTGCTGATAGACATGACAGACCATCAACCTCGTATGCAGCACCACGAGGTATGTCACCACGACGTAGATTTGCATCTGATGCCAGCAATGTCACTTCAGAAAGAATCAACTTCACCGAAAAGGATTCTGGAACTGTGTCCTCTTCAGTTGCACCTAGAGGGGTCTCGACATTAAGGCGGCTTTCCTCTGATGGTGTTGAAACTATTTCAAAGAGTATGGAAGTTGTTGAGAAAGATACCAGACCTACCACCTCCTCAGCTGCACTACGAGGGCTTTCACCAAGAAGACGACTTGCCTCAGATGGTGTCAACGTGATCTCAAAGAGCATGGATCTTTTTGAAAACAGTAATAAACCGGTCACCATGTCAGCTGCGGCACGAGGGGTTTCACCAAGAAGACGGCTCGCCTCAGATGGTGTCAATGTGATATCAAAGAGCATTGATTTTGTTGAAAATAGTAATAAACCCCTCACCATGTCAGCTGCAGCACGAGGGCTTTCACCAAGAAGACGTCTTTCCTCTGACGGTATAGAATCTATATCAAAGAGCACAGACTTTGCTGAAAAAAGTATCAGACCTTCAACCTCGTCAATGGCATCACGAGGGGTTTCGCCAAGAAAGTGGCTGGGCTCTGATGGTGTCAATGCTATATTGAAGAGCGCAGAATTTGCTGATAAAAACTGTAGGccatcttcatcatcagctGCTATACGAGGGGTTTCTCCCAGAAGCAGATCTGCCTCTAATGCCATATCAACAGGAGTGGATTTTGCTGAAAAAGACAGCAGGCCATCCACCTCATCAATTTCATTGTGTCAGACTCCGAAGAACAGTAGGCTTCAATGTGATGGCGTTAATACCATATCGAAAGATGTAGAAACCTCATCAACTGTATCTGGCTGCACTTCAGACAGTAGACTTGATGACACTGGTGCTCTAGTAAAAGGTGTAGATAACAGTGAGAAAATCACCGTGGCAATGCAAGATGGTGGTGATGGCGATGGTCCAGGAAGAATGGATTCTACTGACATAGGTACAGGTGCAGTCTTGTTATCCATTGCATCTCAGGAGAGATCATCGAGCAGACCTGTTGTTGATGATGTCAAGAATACATCAGAGAATGTTGATGCAACTCAAAAGGGTAACAGAGCAATCTCGGTGAAGATTCCATCTCGAGGAGCTTCTCCAAGAAGGCGACTTGCATCCGATTGCATTGACACTATATCTAAAACCATTGATTTTACTGAGAAAGATAAGAAACCTATGACAGTGTCAGTTCCATCACGTGGAGTGTCACCAAGAAGAACAGCAAGATCTGACAGTGCTAATATAATGTCAAAAAGTATGGATTTTGCTGACAAATGTAATGGACCAATATCTTCGATGATTCCTTCACGAGTGGTTTCTACAAGAAGAGTACTAGGACCAGATGGTGCTAATGCAATGTCAAGAAGCATGGATCTAACTGATAAAATCAGACAGCAAATCTCTTCAACTGTGCAATCATCCAGAGCTTCACCAAGGAAAACGCCTCTTGCTTATAACAGAGTAAAAGGCCCTGAAGTTTTGTCAGGTGATGTTGAGAGCCCTGCTTCTGCTGATGGAAATGAAAGTCAAGAGGAGAATGCCAGTTCAAGTCCAGATGCTCCAAataattcagaaaaatttacaCCTCCAAAGCGGTTAGCTAGGACATCGTCTTCACCATGCCGTGTTCTAATACGCCCTTCATCACCATCCAATGCTTCATCAACATCATCATTTGCCTCTAGGAGATTACCAAGCCCATCAAAGACTAGACCCTCAACACCTGTCTCACCATGTAGTTCTGTCAGATCTGATTCGGCCTCTTCTATTCTTAGCTACATTGGTGATGCTACAAGAGGGAAGAAGAGCCCAGCACACATGGAAGAGGCCCATCAGTTGCGCCTCCTGCATAATAGGAACTTACAATGGCGTTTTACTAATGCTTATGTTGATGAAATGCAATCAATTCAGAAAATGAGTGCTGAG ACTATGCTGTACAGTGTATGGGATGCTAACTCAAGGATGTGTGACTCTATGGTTATGAAAAGAAGCCACGTACAAAGACTACGGCAAGAGGTCAAATTGGGGATAGTGTTGAAGGAGCAA ATGGATTACCTTGATCACTGGGCAGCACTGCAAACAGAGCATTCTTCTTCTTTATCCAGCGCAACTGAAGCTCTTAAAGCAAGCACATTGCGTCTTCCAGTTTCAGGAGGAGCTAAG GCTGATGTACTTACTGTTAAGAATGCTGTCAGTTCAGCAGTTGACATTATGCAAGCAATGGGGTCATCTATTTGCCATTTGCTATCAAAG TTACAGGGTACACACTCTCTGGTTACAGAACTTTCAGCTGTTGCTGCTAAAGAAAGTACCTTACTTAATGAGTACAGAGAACTCttggcaacagcagcagcactaCAG GTCCAAGAGTCCAGCCTAAGGACACAACTCATACAACAAACAGAGTGA